Below is a genomic region from Syntrophales bacterium.
ATATTATCCCAAGCCCTCAAGATGGTGAAGGAGTATGAACGTGTTGTTATCTTCAGGTTGGGCAGGCTTAGTGGTGTGAAAGGACCCGGTCTTTTCCTAATCATCCCTATAATTGAGACAGTTGTAAAGATCGATCTTCGTGTGGTCACGATAGATGTCCCTAAACAGGCTGTCATCACAAAAGATAACGTTACTGTAGAAGTGGATGCGGTTGTGTACTACAAAGTTACTGAACCAGCTGCTGCTGTGACTGAAGTGGAGAATTATAGGTATGCAACTTCAATGCTTTCCCAGACCACGCTCAGAGATGTATTGGGTAAGATAGAACTTGATGACATACTTTCACAACGTGAGACTATCAACAAGGATATTCAGGAACTTCTGGATGCTTCTACAGATCCCTGGGGTATCAAGGTCACAAGTGTGACAATAAGGGATGTCAGTCTCCCAGAGACAATGCTTCGTGCAATTGCAAAACAGGCAGAGGCAGAACGTGAAAAGCGCTCGCGTATCATCTTGGCAGAAGGTGAGTTCAAGGCTGCTGAGAAGATGAAAGAGGCTGCAAAACTGTATCAGGAAGTTCCGGTCGCTATCAAACTGCGAGAACTCCAGACCTATGCCGAAATTGCAAGAGAGAAGAATTTGATAATAATATCTTCTTCGACCGAGTTGGGACAGGTTGCTGCATTGTCGCAAGCTGTTGCGAAACAAATATAATGTGAAATGTAAAAAATGAAAAGCGGATATGGAGGAGATTGTATGATGTTTAAAAGATTTTATCTCCTCCCACTTATTATTTTTATTATTAGTCTCATTGTTTTAATTTCACCTGTATGTGCCGGTGTAGATCAAAAAGTACTTGTTCTTGATATTTCAGATTCCATCACTCCGGTATCGGATGACATTGTTCTGGATGCAATTTTAGCAGCAGAAGCGGGAGGCTTTGAGGCCCTTATCATTACACTCAACACGCCCGGAGGCGGACTGGATGAAACTTTCAGTATCATTGAATCAATTGACCAATCAGATATTCCGGTTATTGGATATGTTTATCCCGAAGGTGTGAAAGCATGGTCTGCAGGCACACTGATATTGATCAGTACGGATATTGCCGCAATGGCACCGCACACCATAATCGGCTCGGCACAGCCTGTTGAGATGTCAGCAACCGGAATTGAACCGATCGAGGATTCAAAAATTGTCAATGCCATTGTTGCACTTGCACGCGAAAAGGCACTCATGCATGGCAGGAATGAGACTGTTGCCGAACAGTTCATTACCGAAAATTTAAACCTCAATGCCGAATCTGCACTGGACGCAGGAGTTATTGAGTTTATTGCACCAACGATTGAGGATCTACTTGTGCAGATAGATGGGACGATCATTAAAGGTAAAACACTCAACACGAGCGGTGCAGAGATCGAATATTACACCCCATCAGTCAGACTTTCTTTTATGAATATTATTTCAAACCCTCTTATATCGTCCATCCTGATGATGCTCGGAATATACGGGGTCGTGTTCGGGATATCCAATCCAGGAGTGGGTGCTGAGATATTTGGTATAATTGCAATTACACTGGGGCTTATAGGCACCGGATTTGATGTGAATATCGCTGCAGTCTTCCTTTTGCTTGTCGGTATCGCACTATTGATATTGGAATTTCAGGCACCCGGTTTTGGGGTATTTGGGATTGCAGGCATCATATGCATGATTGCAGGCAGTATCCTTTTGGTACCAATGAGTTTCCCCCAATTTTATACGCCTGCCGATTTCCAGAGAACCTTGATGATATCCGTTGCTACACCTACAGTGGTTATCGGTATCGTGATGGTGTTTGCGATATACAAGGTAATGGAAGTCAGGCACAGAAAACCCCTTGTTGGTGAAATTATAGGGGACATGGCACAGACCATAGACCCGCTTGAACCAGGTATCACAGGTTTTGTGATGCATAAGGGAGCATATTGGAAAGCACGTGCAGATGAGTCTATTGCTAAAGGGGAAAAGGTTGAGATCATCGAAAAGGATGGGGGGGTGCTTGTTGTTAAGCGAGCACAGCAAGAATAGGGGCAAGGTCTTTGTATATATGTGTCAAAACAACGACATAAATTTAATAGTTTTATCTGAAACCAAAACCAATGCAACCGCCGCAGGCGGCATATTCCCATACTAGTGACCTACAAAAACGTAATGCTAAATTCATCTGTATTCATTTATCAGGTAATAAAGAAAATCGTGTTTCATCCCTATTTTACAGGAGCAAAATCTTGTCTTTTATTTTTTTATTTTATCATTGATGGAGGGTTGTGCCGCCTGCGGCGGATTGCCTCGGCACGAGAAAATCCTCGCTATGCTCGTATTAACTCGCACTATATATTTATAAAATATATACTATCAAAAATCGCTAAAAAATAGGTATTTGTTTATCTGATGAAATGTCGGTGCACATTTCAAATACCTAAAACCCCATGCAGCAACCCCGCCGCAGGCGGCATGTTCCATACCTGCCATCCATTCACATTCGCAAAATACGCAGTTTCTATGTAGGGCAATCCATACAAAAACAGATGTATTGACAGCGATTGAAACTTCGATATGTATTCAGGGCAGTGGTGAAGGACGGTGCCGCGCTACGCGCGTGTGGTAGCATCGTTTTTATTTCCAACTCATTAATCTGCAACGCTACAACACAATTTCAAATCCGCTAAACAAATACAAAAATAGTAACATCAGGCATTCCGTATCATCTCAACAACACGCCGTTTCTTCTCGACAGCATCATGCGCTGCCCTGTCAATTGCACTTTTCATCTCATCAAAATTACGCGGCTCTTCTTCACCTATCATCTTTTTAATGGGGGTATATGCGGATTCTCTGAAACGAGGTGTAAAATCATGTATCTTACCATCAATTATCACTTCGGCACCGGTCCCTTCCTCAACACGTCCGATGATGTCGATCTCAACACCTGCCGCCCTTACGGTCTGCATGATGTCGTCTACAAATTCGGAGGGTGCAATTATGAGCAATGCGTCAAGTGAGACACCAAGATAATCTATCTCAAGCGATTCAAGCATCTCAAGTACTACCGGATTTACCAGAGGGCGCATGCGCGATTCCTCAAATACGAGTTTCACACCTGCTGTTCTTGATATCTCCTTTGCATCACCTCTGATGCCGCCATTTGTGACATCTGTCATGGCATGAATGTGTTTGGTCAGACCAGAATCAATGAGTGCTTCGCATGCTTCAAGGAACTTGATGTTGATGGTTTCGTCAACGACCTCATGCATGTTGTAATAGAGTGCAGTGGTTGAGATAGTACCCCCGCCTGCGCCTTCTGTCATGAGGATGACGTCACCTATCTGGGTCTGTATTCGGGATGTGAGTTCGGATGTCGCGCCGACAGCACCGACACCGCCTGTCATGCGCTCGCCTATGACCATGTCTCCACCGATGCGGAGGGTGCTGCCTGTTATGAGCGGAATTCCCGTTAGTTCCGAGACCGTTGTGATGCCTGCTATATGGTCGAATATCTTTGCGACATCCCCGTCATCTGCGACATGGATGTCTGAGAGCAAGGCAACCGGACGTGCACCCATGACATATACATCACGAAGGGATGCTCTTGCTACATGAAAACCTGCAAGGAACGGGAAATCACTTAGGCGGGAATGGATACCGTCAATTGTTACTATAATGTATTTTTCATCGCCGTTGGTTTTGACCGCGCCTGAATCGTCAAGATGGGATGTGTCGACAACGGCACTCGTTTTCCCGATAACTTCCGCAATCTTTTCGTGGGTATAAAAATCACCCATGCCGCGCGATCCGACACCGAACTGTCCCATTGTGACGCCTGATATGGTTGATGTTAGCACATCGCCGCTGACATTCAGTGTGGCTTTGGCTTCAACAATGGCAGCCTTTGCAAGGTTTCGTGCATGCTGTGGTGTGGTCTTTTTCACTTCAAGTATGCGCGCTGTCAATTTGTCTTCAATATCGGGGTCGCTGGCAAGCAGGCCCCGTTTTGCATAACCTTCTATATCCATGATAATCCCTGTTCATTAAAGTTAAAGTTAAAGTTAAAGTTAAAATAACCCAGGAGGTACAAGCCCATAATAATGGCAGCGAAGGCCACAATATACCAGATAACGCTACTGCCTAAAAAGATTCTTCCCAGGATAGAAGCTGCAACCCCCAAGGCGCTTAATGTAAAGGCAATCCCCAAAACAAAAGCGAGGGACAGATAAAAACTGTGCCTCTTGGATGTTTGCTTTTTCCCGCCCACATAGCCAATAATTAACATGACGGTGGGAAAAGTGCAAGGACTCAAGCCGCTCCCCAGACCACCCAGGAGAACGATTATATATGTGGAGAAAGAAAGATCTGCATTTAATAGCTCTAGAAGCAGACCTAATTTACCTCACTATCCAGCAAAGATTGCAGTTGCCCATCATCAAAAGGGCCGACAATAATTTCTTTTACTTCGCCAGTTACACCTATGATGGCAAGGGAAGGCATATGGGTCACATTATATTTCTGTGCAAGGGAAAGCATATCCTTACATTTGAACCCCCAGAGCAGGGATAAATGAGGACTTCCGCAGGTGTGCAAGTGCACTCATCACCAGCTGCCGCCATTTTTAGCTTTTCTTTTTCCATGATTTTCCTCCTAATTTATGTTTGGGATCGGAAGTGTCAGTCCAGTAGTTCTGTCATTAAATCCTTAACAAGTTTTGAAATTTTATCTCTAACTTCTCGAAATTTATTTACTATTTCTTCTTGGGTCCCTTCCGTCCTGGCCGGGTCTTCCAGGGGCCAGTGGCGCTTTTGAACTTTGCCCGGCACGACCGGACAGCTTTCCCGCGCATCGCCGCACAGCGTTATAAAGAAATGGGCTTGATCCAGAATATCTTTATTGATAGACTTGGAAGTCTGACCGGATATGTCTATTCCGGCTTCTTTCATGACGGCAACAGTCCTGGCAGGGCGAAACATAAGTTAGTTCTACATTTTTCAAGAGCATGCTTTACCTCCTGTCCGCCCGCATTAGCTGCCCAGCCAAACAGGGAAGAGGTTTTTTTACTTGTGGAACTACCCGCTTCATGACGAAGGACAGTGCTTCTTCAGGATCTTTGTCCATGCAGATGCTTTCCAACGTGATCAGGTCTTCCTCGCTTAGTACAAAGAAGATTTTACTCATCATATTCACCTCTTATCATTGGGACACAATTTCTTTTACAGCCTTGACCAGAGCAGTTATCTCCTTTTCCGTAGTAAAATTGCCCGGGCTGACACGTACAGTTCCGTATTCTACGGTTCCGATGCACCGGTGAGCCTGGGGAGCACAATGCAGCCCCGCCCGTACCATGATCCCGTATACCTCGTCCAAAACGTAGGCCACTTCTTCGGGAGCAACGTCTTCCACGTTAAAGCTGAATACGGCAACGCGCTCTTCAGCGTTTTGCGGCCCGTAAATAGTTAAACCAGGGATTTTTTCAGTTGCGCCAGCGCAAAAGCAGTTAACTCTTGCTCATGCTTTCTGATCTTGTCTACGCCTTGCTCCAGGATAAACTCCACGTCGCCACATGGAATTATGCTCCATGTGGGAAGTAACTACGTGGTTCCCTTCCCGCAGGAACCCCTTTAAGGCCAAATTTAAGGATTCTGTTACATTGGACGTGAATACAATGCGGAACACGTCTTCAATATTAAAAAGGCGTCCCAACAGTTTCCTGGTTTTGAAGACAAGGCCGTCAGCTTCGAGGGCACGTCGGTAAGCTCCCCGTCCGGAGCTGGCACCGATATGGCGCATGTAATGGTCCACTGCTGTCACTGCTTCCGGTTTCGGGTAGGTCGTGGCTGCATTATCCAGGTATATAGCCATCGTTATCCCCCTCCCCCTCACTCAATCAAAGTGACTGTCCTGCTTCTCGATATATGTTGCTTTCTGGCTAGCTTTTCTAAATTCTCCACCCTGTGTTGCTTTTCTACTTTTGCTTATTCTTCATCATTGACATCATCTGGGGCATATCCATTTTAAATCCTTTCATCAGCTCTTTGCAAAGCGGCATCATGTCCTGTGTCATATCTTGCTGATTTTCAGCAAACAGCTTGCAGAATTCAGGCAGAACCTCTTTCATAAATTGAATTTTTTCAGCTTTATTTAACGCATCAAATTTATTTTTTAATTCTTCCATCGTTCGCCCTCCAACAATCATAGTTTGTAATGCCACTCCAAGCATGGTATGCAATTGCCGCCTATTGCTGCACCAATTGCAACCAGCTCAATCTTTTTTCGTTAAAGCTCGTGATATTGCCTCGCTTCCTTAATTAACTAATCGCCACAACCGCTGAAGGTATTAAATGCACCTTTTGCTCTAGCTTTCTTCATGGGTTTAGCTGCGAGCTTTTCAAGATTTTGGGTTATGCTTTTAAAAATTTAATGCCAACAGGCTCTCTTTCAAACTTCAAGATGCTTTTCAATTTATCATTTATTTCAACTAAATTACTCATTTATCTATTACCCCTCTCTACTACACATTGTGCCTTTACTTATTTTTTCTACCAGCTTATTTCTGTCATTCTTTAAAACAATGTGTTCATCGATATTGCTAATTATAATATTTAATATTTCAGATGCAGTCTTATTTTCCAGGTTAACATAGTAAAAAACCCACTGGCCTTGTCGGTTATCCCGAACTAAACCAGCGTCTCTAAGTTTAGCCAGATGCCTTGAAACCTTTGGCTGTGATTCATCTAGTACTTCACATATCTCGCAAACACACATTTCCTTCTGAGAAAGGAGCACCATAATCCTTAGCCTTGTTTCATCAGACAATGCCTTCAAGAATTCTGTTAGATTAATCATAATTACACCTGTTGCGCTGAAAGAAATTCATTAATGACTTCCTTGACTTTTTCTTCGACTTTATCAATACTCGTTTCATCATTAAAGTTCTTATTCTTAGGT
It encodes:
- a CDS encoding slipin family protein; translation: MVNEIIFPVLVIFIAILSQALKMVKEYERVVIFRLGRLSGVKGPGLFLIIPIIETVVKIDLRVVTIDVPKQAVITKDNVTVEVDAVVYYKVTEPAAAVTEVENYRYATSMLSQTTLRDVLGKIELDDILSQRETINKDIQELLDASTDPWGIKVTSVTIRDVSLPETMLRAIAKQAEAEREKRSRIILAEGEFKAAEKMKEAAKLYQEVPVAIKLRELQTYAEIAREKNLIIISSSTELGQVAALSQAVAKQI
- a CDS encoding nodulation protein NfeD; this encodes MKSGYGGDCMMFKRFYLLPLIIFIISLIVLISPVCAGVDQKVLVLDISDSITPVSDDIVLDAILAAEAGGFEALIITLNTPGGGLDETFSIIESIDQSDIPVIGYVYPEGVKAWSAGTLILISTDIAAMAPHTIIGSAQPVEMSATGIEPIEDSKIVNAIVALAREKALMHGRNETVAEQFITENLNLNAESALDAGVIEFIAPTIEDLLVQIDGTIIKGKTLNTSGAEIEYYTPSVRLSFMNIISNPLISSILMMLGIYGVVFGISNPGVGAEIFGIIAITLGLIGTGFDVNIAAVFLLLVGIALLILEFQAPGFGVFGIAGIICMIAGSILLVPMSFPQFYTPADFQRTLMISVATPTVVIGIVMVFAIYKVMEVRHRKPLVGEIIGDMAQTIDPLEPGITGFVMHKGAYWKARADESIAKGEKVEIIEKDGGVLVVKRAQQE
- a CDS encoding AIR synthase-related protein, coding for MDIEGYAKRGLLASDPDIEDKLTARILEVKKTTPQHARNLAKAAIVEAKATLNVSGDVLTSTISGVTMGQFGVGSRGMGDFYTHEKIAEVIGKTSAVVDTSHLDDSGAVKTNGDEKYIIVTIDGIHSRLSDFPFLAGFHVARASLRDVYVMGARPVALLSDIHVADDGDVAKIFDHIAGITTVSELTGIPLITGSTLRIGGDMVIGERMTGGVGAVGATSELTSRIQTQIGDVILMTEGAGGGTISTTALYYNMHEVVDETINIKFLEACEALIDSGLTKHIHAMTDVTNGGIRGDAKEISRTAGVKLVFEESRMRPLVNPVVLEMLESLEIDYLGVSLDALLIIAPSEFVDDIMQTVRAAGVEIDIIGRVEEGTGAEVIIDGKIHDFTPRFRESAYTPIKKMIGEEEPRNFDEMKSAIDRAAHDAVEKKRRVVEMIRNA
- a CDS encoding arsenate reductase ArsC; protein product: MFRPARTVAVMKEAGIDISGQTSKSINKDILDQAHFFITLCGDARESCPVVPGKVQKRHWPLEDPARTEGTQEEIVNKFREVRDKISKLVKDLMTELLD
- a CDS encoding aminotransferase class V-fold PLP-dependent enzyme, whose product is MPGLTIYGPQNAEERVAVFSFNVEDVAPEEVAYVLDEVYGIMVRAGLHCAPQAHRCIGTVEYGTVRVSPGNFTTEKEITALVKAVKEIVSQ
- a CDS encoding aminotransferase class V-fold PLP-dependent enzyme, translated to MAIYLDNAATTYPKPEAVTAVDHYMRHIGASSGRGAYRRALEADGLVFKTRKLLGRLFNIEDVFRIVFTSNVTESLNLALKGFLREGNHVVTSHMEHNSMWRRGVYPGARRRQDQKA
- a CDS encoding metalloregulator ArsR/SmtB family transcription factor; this translates as MINLTEFLKALSDETRLRIMVLLSQKEMCVCEICEVLDESQPKVSRHLAKLRDAGLVRDNRQGQWVFYYVNLENKTASEILNIIISNIDEHIVLKNDRNKLVEKISKGTMCSREG